In a single window of the Paenibacillus sp. MMS20-IR301 genome:
- a CDS encoding aspartate aminotransferase family protein → MGFPGGESAVQSLGKESEQLLKKDQQYLWHNITPYSEQNPPMIAASASGSWVTDIDGNKFLDGMSGLWCVNAGYGRKELAEAAYQQLLALPYFPLTQSHMPAIALAEKLNEWLEDDYVIFFSNSGSEANEAAFKIARQYQQQTGQPYRHKFIARYRGYHGSSMGSLAATGQAQRKYKYEPLSGGFLHVAPPDSYRRPEGMTEEAFNLQCAQAIEDMIIWEGVESVAAVIMEPVITGGGVIVPHQVYMDRVQEICRAHGVLLIIDEVICGFGRSGRKFGHHNYGVKPDIVTMAKGLTSAYLPLSATAVRKDIYEAFKDNSDEYGHFRHVNTFGGNPAACALALRNLEILEQEKLVERAELLGRRLADGFAALLDHRLVGDIRSFGLITGIELVADKVTRQPAGLSIVKGIIAECKSKGLIIGKNGDTVAGFNNVLTFAPPLSSTDEDIQFIIDTFTAVLNGGWAG, encoded by the coding sequence ATGGGTTTTCCGGGAGGAGAGAGTGCCGTGCAGAGTCTGGGCAAAGAAAGCGAGCAGCTGCTGAAGAAGGATCAGCAATATTTATGGCATAATATCACGCCTTACAGTGAACAGAATCCGCCTATGATCGCTGCTTCTGCAAGCGGTTCGTGGGTTACGGATATCGACGGCAATAAGTTTCTGGACGGGATGTCCGGGCTGTGGTGCGTGAATGCCGGTTACGGGCGCAAAGAGCTGGCGGAAGCGGCCTACCAGCAGCTGCTGGCCCTGCCGTATTTCCCGCTGACACAGAGTCATATGCCAGCTATCGCCCTGGCGGAGAAGCTGAATGAATGGCTGGAGGATGACTATGTCATCTTCTTCTCCAACAGCGGCTCGGAAGCGAATGAAGCTGCCTTTAAGATTGCCCGCCAGTACCAGCAGCAGACCGGCCAGCCGTACCGCCATAAATTCATAGCCCGCTACCGCGGGTATCACGGAAGCTCGATGGGCTCCCTTGCGGCGACCGGACAGGCGCAGCGCAAATACAAATATGAGCCGCTCAGCGGCGGGTTCCTGCATGTGGCCCCGCCGGACAGCTACCGCCGCCCTGAGGGGATGACGGAAGAGGCATTCAACCTCCAGTGCGCCCAGGCGATTGAGGACATGATCATCTGGGAAGGTGTAGAGTCCGTCGCGGCGGTCATTATGGAGCCGGTCATTACCGGCGGCGGCGTCATTGTGCCGCATCAGGTCTATATGGACCGGGTTCAGGAGATTTGCCGCGCGCATGGGGTGCTGCTGATCATCGACGAGGTCATCTGCGGCTTCGGGCGCTCCGGCCGTAAGTTCGGTCATCATAATTATGGGGTCAAGCCGGATATTGTCACGATGGCGAAGGGGCTGACGAGCGCCTATCTGCCGCTGTCGGCCACGGCGGTGCGCAAGGATATCTATGAAGCCTTCAAGGACAACAGCGATGAATACGGCCATTTCCGCCATGTGAATACTTTTGGCGGCAACCCGGCGGCTTGTGCGCTCGCGCTGCGTAATCTGGAGATTCTGGAGCAGGAGAAGCTGGTGGAACGTGCGGAGCTTCTGGGCCGCAGGCTGGCAGACGGATTCGCTGCTCTCCTGGATCACAGGCTGGTCGGCGACATCCGCAGCTTCGGGCTAATTACCGGCATTGAGCTGGTGGCGGACAAAGTTACCAGGCAGCCTGCCGGGCTCAGCATCGTCAAGGGTATTATTGCCGAATGTAAGTCAAAAGGGCTGATCATCGGCAAGAACGGGGATACCGTAGCAGGCTTCAATAACGTATTGACCTTCGCTCCGCCGTTATCGTCCACCGATGAGGATATTCAGTTTATCATTGATACGTTCACAGCTGTGCTGAACGGGGGCTGGGCAGGGTGA
- a CDS encoding PucR family transcriptional regulator ligand-binding domain-containing protein, producing MDWELVFTISGALKRPLFAEAELVGGRTGLNRAVRWVHVLESPSFESLIHGEEMILTTGMGASADLDAALSFMQNLIDKNAACLCIELGAYFSTIPQEMIDLANRHDFPLIQFTRTVRFVDITLDLHSLIINRHHRMLQELESISREFHRLTLTSQGTLKVLQLLCKSTRTQIVYMQLQGKPLFFPALAPEEQAPLLSFFTAFREEMEGAQPDAAPHIREYGHKSIVLKPVGALDQTWAYILMVCNHKPQEFDCLLLDSASLSIAQELLRTRYMEERKLFSENLWVDELVGGRSQDDSRLKGLVGPDFNTVNELPYRVCLIEIENPRDVKWNSSENDWESITFHLSLILRSIFEKYSLRPLITLKNNRLTVIALDIQSKLPGKLRLQQALGSLQHIRSDEKLKDLQLVIGVSKSHKGLKHAHAGYQEAVQALSLYTCYQKSILFYEELGVFQLLLNLNDGKTLENFIRSYIGPLIDHDEAKGSELMLTLRVYLDHDGSKQIAARNLFIVRQSLYYRLDKITELLGEDFMLPENRISIQVALRAYQFLYPEKFTLPSPRSAQL from the coding sequence ATGGATTGGGAACTTGTATTTACGATCTCGGGCGCGCTTAAGAGACCGTTGTTCGCAGAGGCCGAGCTGGTCGGAGGGAGAACCGGCCTGAACCGGGCAGTCCGCTGGGTGCATGTGCTGGAGAGTCCGAGCTTCGAGAGCCTTATTCATGGCGAAGAGATGATTTTGACTACCGGAATGGGTGCAAGCGCTGATCTGGACGCAGCCCTGTCCTTCATGCAGAATCTGATTGATAAGAACGCCGCTTGCCTGTGTATTGAGCTGGGAGCTTACTTCAGCACCATTCCGCAAGAGATGATTGATCTCGCTAACCGTCACGACTTCCCGCTGATCCAGTTTACCCGCACCGTACGATTCGTCGACATCACCCTTGACCTGCATTCCCTCATCATCAACCGCCATCACCGTATGCTGCAGGAGCTCGAGAGCATCTCCCGCGAATTCCACCGGCTCACACTGACTTCCCAAGGCACCCTTAAGGTCCTTCAGCTTTTATGTAAAAGCACGCGCACGCAAATTGTTTATATGCAGCTGCAGGGCAAACCGCTGTTCTTCCCGGCGCTTGCGCCCGAGGAGCAGGCCCCGCTGCTCAGCTTCTTCACAGCCTTCAGAGAAGAGATGGAGGGCGCACAGCCCGACGCAGCTCCCCATATCCGCGAATATGGCCATAAATCCATTGTCTTGAAGCCGGTTGGCGCGCTGGATCAGACCTGGGCTTATATTCTGATGGTCTGCAATCACAAGCCGCAGGAATTCGACTGCCTGCTGCTCGACTCAGCCTCCCTGTCGATTGCCCAGGAGCTGCTGCGTACGCGTTATATGGAGGAGCGCAAGCTTTTCTCCGAGAACCTGTGGGTGGATGAACTCGTAGGCGGACGCAGCCAGGACGACTCCCGGCTCAAGGGGCTGGTCGGTCCTGACTTCAACACAGTCAACGAGCTGCCGTACCGGGTCTGCCTGATTGAAATCGAGAACCCGCGTGACGTGAAATGGAACAGCTCAGAGAACGACTGGGAATCAATCACCTTCCATCTGTCCCTCATCCTGCGCTCCATCTTCGAGAAGTATTCCCTCCGGCCGCTGATTACCCTGAAGAACAACCGGCTGACCGTCATCGCACTGGATATCCAGTCCAAGCTGCCCGGCAAGCTGCGCCTGCAGCAGGCGCTGGGCTCCCTGCAGCATATCCGCTCGGATGAGAAGCTGAAGGACCTGCAGCTCGTCATCGGAGTCAGCAAGTCCCACAAAGGCCTGAAGCATGCCCACGCCGGTTATCAGGAAGCCGTACAAGCGCTGTCTCTCTATACCTGCTACCAGAAATCCATCCTGTTCTACGAAGAGCTCGGAGTCTTTCAGCTGCTGCTGAATCTGAACGACGGCAAGACACTGGAAAATTTCATCCGCAGCTATATCGGCCCGCTGATTGACCATGACGAAGCCAAGGGCAGCGAGCTGATGCTGACACTTCGCGTATATCTCGACCATGACGGCTCGAAGCAGATCGCTGCGCGGAACCTGTTCATTGTCCGGCAGTCGCTCTACTACCGGCTGGACAAAATCACCGAACTGCTGGGTGAAGACTTCATGCTGCCGGAGAACCGGATCTCCATCCAGGTCGCCCTGCGTGCCTACCAGTTCCTCTACCCGGAGAAATTCACCCTGCCCAGCCCCCGTTCAGCACAGCTGTGA
- a CDS encoding NAD(P)-dependent oxidoreductase, which translates to MEQGSPLTTFTPELFMRNFAEAEPGLTRKGAMEESNRCLYCYDAPCIKACPTSINIPSFIKRIATDNLKGSAMAIMDANPVGASCARVCPTEELCEGACVLNDASAPIQIGLLQRYATDWAINSGAQLFKAGIPNGKRIAVIGSGPAGLSAARELAREGFRVVVYEAKQLAGGLDTHGIVSFRLPQSVSLWEVEQVEKLGVEIRTGTKVGVDVSVEELKSDYDAIVLAAGMGYVPPLGIEGEKLSGVYDAIELVETTKTGIPALELMGQRVAVIGAGNTAIDAATCSVRLGAANVRMVYRRTRGEMTAYDFEYEFAKQEGVEFSWLTLPKRIIGDELGNVTALECVQMKLTGETGSDGRLAPVPVEGSEFLLPVDAVVIAIGQKRRIDLIEALGIEHNRGVVKIDGKTGRTSDPQIYAAGDIVFGAGSGEAMVVSAAQQGKDAAYAIMKQMPGLQDLAARSAV; encoded by the coding sequence ATGGAGCAAGGTTCACCGTTAACCACATTTACACCTGAACTGTTCATGCGTAATTTTGCCGAGGCTGAGCCGGGGTTAACCCGCAAAGGTGCAATGGAGGAATCCAACCGCTGCCTGTACTGTTACGATGCCCCTTGTATTAAGGCCTGTCCGACCAGCATTAATATCCCCTCCTTCATTAAAAGAATCGCCACTGACAATCTGAAGGGTTCAGCGATGGCCATCATGGACGCCAATCCTGTCGGCGCCAGCTGCGCCCGTGTCTGTCCTACCGAGGAGCTGTGCGAAGGGGCCTGCGTGCTGAATGATGCTTCCGCCCCGATTCAGATCGGTCTGCTGCAGCGCTACGCTACCGACTGGGCAATTAACAGCGGAGCTCAATTATTCAAGGCGGGTATTCCTAACGGTAAAAGAATCGCAGTCATCGGCAGCGGACCGGCAGGCTTATCGGCGGCAAGGGAGCTGGCGCGCGAAGGCTTCCGGGTTGTGGTCTATGAGGCGAAGCAGCTGGCTGGCGGCCTCGACACACACGGAATCGTATCCTTCCGGCTTCCGCAGTCTGTTTCGCTCTGGGAAGTAGAACAGGTGGAGAAGCTGGGTGTGGAGATCCGCACCGGAACAAAGGTGGGTGTGGACGTTTCGGTAGAAGAACTGAAATCAGATTACGATGCTATTGTGCTGGCTGCCGGTATGGGGTATGTGCCTCCGCTGGGTATTGAGGGTGAGAAGCTGTCCGGTGTCTACGATGCGATCGAATTAGTGGAAACTACGAAGACGGGGATTCCGGCTCTGGAGCTGATGGGCCAGCGTGTTGCAGTCATCGGTGCCGGCAATACGGCAATAGATGCGGCAACCTGCTCAGTGCGGCTCGGTGCCGCGAATGTGAGGATGGTCTACCGCCGGACCCGCGGAGAGATGACGGCGTATGACTTTGAATATGAATTCGCCAAGCAGGAGGGGGTAGAATTCAGCTGGCTGACCCTGCCGAAGCGGATTATCGGCGATGAGCTCGGCAATGTCACGGCGCTGGAATGTGTACAGATGAAGCTGACCGGCGAGACCGGCTCTGACGGACGCCTTGCTCCTGTGCCGGTGGAAGGCTCGGAATTCCTGCTGCCGGTGGATGCAGTGGTCATAGCCATCGGACAGAAACGGCGGATTGACCTCATTGAAGCCCTGGGTATTGAGCATAACCGGGGTGTGGTGAAGATTGACGGGAAGACCGGCCGTACCTCTGATCCGCAGATCTATGCTGCCGGGGATATTGTCTTTGGTGCAGGCTCAGGCGAGGCGATGGTTGTCTCCGCTGCCCAGCAGGGTAAAGATGCCGCTTATGCAATTATGAAGCAAATGCCGGGCCTTCAGGATCTTGCTGCCCGCTCTGCTGTATAA
- the preA gene encoding NAD-dependent dihydropyrimidine dehydrogenase subunit PreA produces MADLSIDFAGIKSPNPFWLASAPPTNTGYQVQRAFEAGWGGAVWKTLGEPVINTSARFAAVHFGGQRVAGFNNIELITDRPLEVNLKEIYETKKRFPDHTIIASLMVEPKREKWHEIVKRVEAIGVDGLELNFGCPHGMAERGMGAASGQQPDLVQAQTTWVKEVATTPVIVKLTPNITDITVVARHAVKGGADAISLINTINSLAGVDIHSWNTIPNVGGQGAHGGYCGPAVKPIALSMVAECARDRAVGVPISGIGGISTWQDVVEFMLMGSTGIQVCTAVMHHGFRIVGEMIDGLNNYLDEKGLASVMELVGKSVPKYSNWGDLDLNYKVVARINNDNCINCNKCHIACEDASHQCIDMLTNAEGKAILEVREEDCVGCNLCSIVCPADGAIDMVALDSGAAPLTWNQRNQVISGVNGAYSEAEVV; encoded by the coding sequence ATGGCAGATCTGAGTATTGATTTTGCGGGGATCAAGTCACCTAATCCGTTCTGGCTGGCCTCTGCGCCGCCGACCAATACAGGCTATCAAGTACAGCGTGCCTTCGAAGCGGGCTGGGGCGGCGCGGTGTGGAAGACGCTGGGCGAGCCGGTTATCAATACCTCTGCGCGGTTTGCTGCCGTTCATTTTGGCGGGCAGCGGGTCGCCGGGTTCAACAATATTGAACTGATTACCGACCGTCCGCTGGAGGTTAACCTGAAGGAAATCTATGAGACGAAGAAAAGATTCCCGGACCATACCATCATTGCCTCGCTGATGGTTGAGCCGAAGCGGGAGAAGTGGCATGAAATCGTCAAGCGTGTTGAAGCTATCGGTGTAGACGGCCTGGAGCTGAATTTCGGCTGTCCGCACGGGATGGCTGAACGCGGAATGGGCGCAGCCTCCGGCCAGCAGCCGGATCTGGTGCAGGCACAGACAACCTGGGTCAAGGAAGTGGCGACGACTCCGGTGATTGTGAAGCTGACGCCGAATATTACCGACATCACGGTTGTTGCCCGGCATGCGGTTAAAGGCGGCGCCGACGCAATCAGCCTGATCAATACGATCAACAGTCTGGCCGGAGTGGATATCCACAGCTGGAACACGATTCCTAATGTCGGCGGCCAAGGCGCACATGGCGGCTATTGCGGTCCTGCGGTGAAGCCGATTGCCCTTAGCATGGTGGCGGAATGTGCCCGTGACCGTGCGGTCGGCGTACCGATCTCCGGCATTGGCGGCATCTCCACCTGGCAGGATGTCGTTGAGTTCATGCTGATGGGCTCTACCGGGATTCAGGTCTGTACGGCGGTAATGCACCATGGCTTCCGGATTGTCGGGGAGATGATTGACGGTCTGAACAATTATCTGGATGAGAAAGGTCTGGCTTCCGTGATGGAGCTGGTCGGGAAATCTGTGCCCAAGTATTCCAACTGGGGTGATCTCGATCTTAACTATAAGGTGGTTGCGCGGATCAATAATGATAACTGCATCAACTGCAATAAATGCCATATTGCCTGTGAGGACGCCTCGCATCAATGTATAGATATGCTTACTAATGCTGAAGGCAAGGCTATTCTGGAGGTGCGTGAGGAAGACTGTGTGGGCTGCAATCTGTGTTCGATTGTCTGCCCGGCGGACGGGGCGATTGATATGGTTGCGCTGGACAGCGGAGCGGCTCCGCTGACCTGGAATCAGCGTAATCAGGTAATCAGCGGAGTTAACGGTGCTTATTCTGAAGCGGAGGTGGTCTAA
- the hydA gene encoding dihydropyrimidinase — protein MKKLIKNGVIVTAADTYTGDVLIEDGMITGIGLGLDAQGAELVDAAGCYVFPGGIDPHTHLDMPFGGTVTADDFETGTIAAAFGGTTTVIDFCLTTKGQPLQQAVDIWHNKSQDKAVIDYSFHLMVSELNDKVLGELPQIIENEGITSLKVFMAYKNTFQADDGVLYKTLQAAKREGALVMVHAENGDVIEYLVDQALAAGNTDPIYHALTRPPELEGEATGRAAYLTGLADSQLYVVHVTCAEAAWKIAEARKKGLRVYGETCPQYLVLDQSALEKPDFEGAKYVWSPPLREQWNQDVLWDALWSGTLQTIGSDQCSFNFKGQKDLGLGDFSKIPNGGPTIEDRFSVLFSEGVQKGRISLNKFVDIIATSSAKLFGLFPQKGTIAVGSDADIVIFDPAAERTLSAAAHHMNVDYNPFEGLEVKGEPVSVLSRGEFVIRDKAFVGTAGAGKYLHRKRFEAEAPRPAKAEISGGVI, from the coding sequence GTGAAGAAGCTCATCAAGAACGGGGTTATCGTGACGGCAGCAGATACTTATACTGGGGATGTGCTGATCGAAGACGGGATGATTACCGGAATCGGCCTGGGTCTGGATGCGCAGGGAGCAGAGCTTGTCGACGCTGCCGGCTGCTATGTATTTCCGGGAGGGATTGACCCGCATACCCATCTGGATATGCCCTTCGGCGGTACGGTGACTGCCGATGATTTCGAGACCGGTACAATTGCTGCCGCTTTCGGCGGGACGACGACGGTTATCGATTTCTGCCTGACCACCAAGGGGCAGCCGCTGCAGCAGGCCGTTGACATCTGGCATAACAAATCGCAGGATAAGGCGGTCATCGATTACAGCTTTCATCTGATGGTTTCAGAGCTGAACGACAAAGTGCTCGGCGAGCTGCCGCAGATTATTGAGAATGAAGGCATCACCTCACTGAAGGTGTTCATGGCCTACAAGAACACCTTCCAGGCTGATGATGGCGTATTATACAAGACGCTGCAGGCGGCTAAGCGCGAAGGGGCGCTTGTTATGGTGCATGCCGAGAACGGCGATGTCATCGAGTATCTGGTTGATCAGGCGCTGGCCGCCGGCAATACAGATCCGATCTATCATGCGCTGACCCGTCCCCCTGAGCTTGAGGGTGAAGCTACCGGCCGGGCTGCATATTTGACCGGATTGGCCGATTCCCAGCTCTATGTAGTGCATGTGACCTGTGCCGAAGCCGCCTGGAAGATTGCCGAAGCGCGCAAGAAAGGGCTGCGTGTCTACGGAGAGACCTGCCCGCAGTATCTGGTGCTGGATCAGTCGGCACTTGAGAAGCCTGACTTCGAAGGTGCCAAGTATGTGTGGTCCCCGCCGCTGCGCGAACAGTGGAATCAGGACGTGCTGTGGGATGCTCTCTGGAGCGGAACATTGCAGACGATCGGCTCCGACCAGTGTTCCTTTAACTTCAAGGGACAGAAAGATCTCGGGCTGGGTGATTTCTCCAAAATTCCGAATGGCGGGCCGACCATAGAAGACCGGTTCAGCGTCCTCTTCTCCGAAGGTGTGCAGAAGGGCCGGATTTCCTTGAACAAATTCGTCGATATTATCGCGACCTCCAGTGCGAAGCTGTTTGGACTGTTCCCGCAAAAAGGTACGATTGCCGTGGGCAGTGATGCGGATATCGTAATCTTCGATCCGGCTGCAGAAAGAACACTGTCTGCAGCGGCTCACCATATGAATGTGGACTATAATCCGTTTGAAGGCCTGGAAGTTAAGGGTGAGCCGGTGTCTGTACTCAGCCGCGGTGAGTTCGTGATCCGCGACAAGGCATTTGTCGGCACGGCAGGTGCGGGTAAGTATCTGCACCGCAAGCGCTTCGAGGCGGAAGCGCCCCGTCCGGCCAAGGCGGAAATCAGCGGAGGGGTGATCTAG
- a CDS encoding GNAT family N-acetyltransferase yields the protein MLLQSDIIDVRSTAAEDLDFVLAAERDGLNSRYVGKWSREQHAGALSDKDTVHLIVLNKAGERAGYVILTGLQDPNLTVCIKRIVIQAKGRGYGTRLLAMLSSWVFTYTDTHRLWLDVKDHNARAQHVYAKAGFKPEGTLRECVRTEDGFDSLMIMSILRQEYGNG from the coding sequence ATGCTGCTGCAATCCGATATTATAGATGTACGCTCTACTGCTGCAGAAGACTTGGATTTTGTGCTCGCTGCGGAAAGGGACGGGCTTAACTCCCGGTATGTCGGTAAATGGAGCCGCGAACAGCATGCCGGTGCATTAAGTGATAAGGATACAGTCCATCTGATTGTTCTAAATAAAGCGGGGGAACGTGCGGGTTATGTTATCCTTACCGGACTACAGGACCCTAACCTCACGGTCTGCATCAAGCGGATTGTCATTCAGGCTAAAGGCCGCGGCTACGGAACAAGGCTGCTGGCCATGCTGAGCAGCTGGGTGTTCACATATACCGATACCCACCGGCTATGGCTTGACGTTAAAGATCATAACGCCAGGGCACAGCATGTCTATGCCAAAGCCGGCTTCAAGCCGGAGGGCACCCTGCGCGAATGCGTCCGGACAGAGGATGGATTCGATTCGCTGATGATTATGTCCATCCTGCGCCAAGAATACGGGAATGGATGA
- a CDS encoding response regulator: MVIDDEWPALEQMRELLLQCEGISSILVYDNPREAFTAAVEQKPDILFLDIQMPELSGLAFAEKLLPYSPDTDIVFVTAYRNYAVEAFELSAVDYLLKPVDPSRLLKTWNKLLTKRMLSSTAETRAVTTFRLLGDYELTGPHGTVKWNTHKAEELFAYLWVHRQGSVSVILNDVFPQWNYEKGKQYLHTTVYQIRKTLKKAALEESIELSFDRENYRLESRGIEDDTEKFNDTATRALGNNQLEDMRAAAALYQGDLLQSLDSLWVYSTRDKYRRLYLKLLEKLTLGLVQAGRPYEAEDYAVRLTELEPLEESYALQLISLYYEIGKPLRAQRKFTQFRDSYKAEMGDGLPDWFLEVYQRLGK; this comes from the coding sequence ATGGTTATTGATGATGAATGGCCGGCACTGGAGCAGATGCGTGAGCTGCTGCTCCAGTGTGAGGGTATTTCCTCTATACTTGTATATGACAATCCGCGTGAAGCTTTCACAGCTGCCGTAGAGCAGAAGCCGGATATTCTGTTCCTCGACATTCAGATGCCCGAGCTGTCCGGGCTGGCTTTTGCCGAGAAGCTGCTGCCCTATTCGCCGGATACGGATATCGTCTTCGTCACTGCCTACCGTAATTATGCTGTAGAGGCTTTCGAGCTGTCCGCAGTCGATTATCTGCTTAAGCCTGTTGATCCTTCACGCCTGCTGAAGACCTGGAACAAACTGCTGACGAAACGTATGCTGTCCAGCACCGCTGAAACAAGAGCAGTAACGACCTTCCGGCTGCTGGGTGATTATGAGCTGACCGGCCCGCACGGGACGGTGAAGTGGAATACACATAAGGCAGAGGAGCTGTTTGCCTATCTGTGGGTGCACAGACAAGGCAGCGTAAGCGTAATTTTGAATGATGTCTTTCCGCAGTGGAATTATGAGAAGGGCAAGCAATATCTGCACACCACCGTCTATCAGATCCGTAAAACCTTGAAGAAGGCTGCACTGGAGGAGAGCATCGAGCTGAGCTTTGACCGGGAGAACTACCGGCTGGAATCGCGCGGGATTGAAGACGATACGGAGAAATTCAATGATACCGCCACAAGGGCGCTCGGGAACAATCAGCTGGAAGATATGCGCGCAGCAGCAGCCCTGTACCAAGGCGATCTGCTCCAGTCACTGGATAGCCTCTGGGTATATTCCACACGCGATAAGTACCGCCGGCTGTACCTGAAGCTGCTGGAGAAGCTTACCCTTGGGCTGGTTCAGGCCGGACGCCCTTATGAGGCGGAGGATTATGCCGTACGCCTGACTGAGCTGGAGCCGCTGGAGGAGAGCTATGCCCTGCAGTTAATCTCCCTTTACTATGAGATCGGCAAACCTCTGCGGGCACAGCGCAAATTCACCCAATTCAGGGACTCTTACAAGGCCGAGATGGGTGACGGGCTGCCGGACTGGTTCCTTGAGGTCTATCAGCGGCTGGGGAAATAG